One genomic window of Kaistia geumhonensis includes the following:
- a CDS encoding sugar ABC transporter ATP-binding protein, giving the protein MQEPPSGGAPPIVEAIGVSKRYGPTIALSDAGIRVHAGESHALVGRNGAGKSTLVGILTGLRASDTGEVRFSGEPAPPLSDREGWRQRVACVYQHSTIIPDLTVAENLFINRQPLQRGFISWPTLRREARALLDRWNVSVPEDMRAGDLRVEARQLVEIARALSYGARFIILDEPTAQLDGEEIKRLFVRIRELQAAGVTFLFISHHLQEVYEICQTVTVLRDARHIVTAPVADLPKSRLIEAMTGENVHLDIADAAGRVPDPTAPVALTVERISGEDFSDVSLTVRSGEVVGLSGSTSSGRVGVAEAIAGLGRYRGGTIRIGSRTLPSGDVPTALSLGVGCVPKSRHKEGLVLSMPIADNTTMTINRLLGPLGFIPPAKRRNRAEETIRSLGVVTQGPEQLVSGLSGGNQQKVVMGRALANDPAVLVLMDPTAGVDVKSKEALLGVVERMRAAGKAILVVSSEVEDLRTCDRVLVMRHGSIVAEHKAGWSDNALVASIEGIEAL; this is encoded by the coding sequence ATGCAAGAGCCCCCATCGGGCGGCGCGCCGCCGATCGTCGAGGCGATCGGCGTCTCCAAGCGCTACGGCCCCACCATCGCGCTCAGCGATGCCGGCATCCGCGTCCATGCCGGTGAATCCCACGCGCTTGTCGGCCGGAACGGCGCCGGCAAGTCGACGCTGGTCGGCATCCTTACGGGCCTGCGCGCCTCCGATACCGGCGAGGTCCGCTTCTCGGGCGAGCCGGCGCCGCCGCTGTCCGATCGCGAGGGCTGGCGCCAGCGGGTCGCCTGCGTCTACCAGCATTCGACGATCATCCCGGACCTCACGGTCGCCGAGAACCTCTTCATCAACCGTCAGCCGCTGCAACGCGGCTTCATCTCCTGGCCGACGCTGCGGCGCGAGGCGCGCGCTCTGCTCGACCGCTGGAACGTCTCCGTCCCGGAGGACATGCGGGCCGGCGACCTCCGCGTCGAGGCGCGGCAGCTGGTCGAGATCGCGCGTGCCCTGTCCTACGGCGCCCGCTTCATCATTCTCGACGAGCCGACCGCGCAGCTCGACGGCGAGGAGATCAAACGCCTCTTCGTCCGCATCCGCGAATTGCAGGCGGCCGGCGTCACCTTCCTCTTCATCTCGCATCACCTGCAGGAGGTGTACGAGATCTGCCAGACCGTGACGGTGCTACGCGATGCCCGCCACATCGTCACCGCGCCGGTGGCGGACCTTCCCAAGAGCCGCCTGATCGAGGCCATGACCGGCGAGAACGTCCATCTCGACATCGCCGACGCCGCCGGCCGCGTGCCCGACCCCACCGCGCCGGTGGCGCTCACCGTCGAGCGGATCTCGGGCGAGGATTTCAGCGATGTCAGCCTCACCGTCCGCAGCGGCGAGGTGGTCGGGCTCTCCGGCTCGACATCGAGCGGGCGCGTCGGCGTCGCCGAGGCGATCGCCGGGCTCGGGCGCTATCGCGGCGGGACGATCCGCATCGGCAGCCGCACCCTGCCCTCCGGCGACGTCCCGACGGCGCTTTCGCTCGGCGTCGGCTGCGTGCCCAAGAGCCGGCACAAGGAGGGCCTCGTGCTCTCGATGCCGATCGCCGACAACACGACCATGACCATCAACCGGCTGCTGGGACCCCTCGGCTTCATCCCGCCAGCCAAGCGCAGGAACCGGGCCGAGGAGACGATCCGCTCGCTCGGCGTGGTGACGCAGGGGCCGGAACAGCTCGTCTCGGGCCTGTCGGGCGGCAACCAGCAGAAAGTCGTCATGGGCCGCGCGCTCGCCAACGATCCGGCGGTGCTCGTGCTCATGGACCCGACTGCCGGCGTCGACGTGAAGTCGAAGGAAGCGCTTCTCGGCGTCGTCGAGCGCATGCGCGCCGCCGGCAAGGCGATCCTCGTCGTCTCCAGCGAGGTCGAGGACCTCAGGACCTGCGACCGGGTGCTCGTGATGCGCCACGGTTCGATCGTTGCGGAACACAAGGCGGGCTGGAGCGACAATGCGCTCGTCGCCTCGATAGAAGGAATTGAGGCCCTATGA